From the genome of Natrinema marinum:
CCCGGTCGCCGTCTACGGCCTCGGCAAGATGGGGCTGCCCCTGGCGGCGGTGTTCGCGGAGACGACGGGTAACGTCCTCGGTGCCGATATCGACCCTGATGTCGTCGAGGCGATAAACGGCGGCGACTGCCACGTCAAGCGAGAACCGGGACTCCCGTCGCTCGTCGCCGAAACCGTCGCCGACGGTGCGCTGGCCGCGACGACGAACCCCCGAGAAGCCGCCGGGCGAGCGTCGGTTCACGTCGTCATCGTCCCGACGCCGATCACCGACGCGAACGAACCCGACCTCTCGATCCTTGACGCGGTCGTCGAGTCGATCGGTTCCGGCCTCGAGCGGGGCGATCTCGTCCTCGTCGAGTGTACCGTCCCGCCGCGGACGACGACCGACCGAGTGTTGCCCGCCCTCGAGGCCGCGTCGGGGCTCTCGCGCGGCGAATTCGGCGTCGCGTTCTGTCCCGAGCGGACCTCGAGCGGCCGGGCGCTCGAAGACATTCGCGGCGCGTATCCCAAAGTGGTCGGCGGCGTCGACGCGGAGAGCACCCGCGCGGCCACGCTGGTGTACGAGGCGATCAACGACGAGGGCGTCATCGCCGTCTCGGACGCGACGACGGCGGAAGCCGTCAAGGTCTTCGAGGGGCTGTACCGCGACGTCAACATCGCGCTCGCCAACGAACTCGCGACGTTCACGGACGAGTTCGGGATCGACGTCCGGGAAGCGATCGGCGTCGCCAACACGCAGCCCTACTGCGACATCCACGACCCGGGACCCGGCGTCGGCGGACACTGCATCCCCTTCTACCCGTACTTCGTGATCGACCCGTTTGAAACGGACGCGCCGCTGTTGCGGACCGCTCGAGCGGTCAACGACGCGATGCCGTCGTACGCGGTGGATAAACTCCGCGAAGAGTTCGCTGCGGAGCGAACTGAACTGGCCCACAGTACGGTCTTGTTACTCGGACTTACGTATCGGCCCGGCGTCGAGGAGATTCGGGCCTCGCCGTCGCT
Proteins encoded in this window:
- a CDS encoding nucleotide sugar dehydrogenase yields the protein MTEQRHRSERDAADLYGAGESSRRQREAFVAGSVPVAVYGLGKMGLPLAAVFAETTGNVLGADIDPDVVEAINGGDCHVKREPGLPSLVAETVADGALAATTNPREAAGRASVHVVIVPTPITDANEPDLSILDAVVESIGSGLERGDLVLVECTVPPRTTTDRVLPALEAASGLSRGEFGVAFCPERTSSGRALEDIRGAYPKVVGGVDAESTRAATLVYEAINDEGVIAVSDATTAEAVKVFEGLYRDVNIALANELATFTDEFGIDVREAIGVANTQPYCDIHDPGPGVGGHCIPFYPYFVIDPFETDAPLLRTARAVNDAMPSYAVDKLREEFAAERTELAHSTVLLLGLTYRPGVEEIRASPSLSIAEELTAAGADVYGVDPVLESYAAFEDRGLTPIELEALYDGAFDGIVLVTPHEEFESVRWQDVEPADGDLIVLDARDALDRERLPEDHRVYTLGTGGDGSV